Below is a window of Desulfosoma sp. DNA.
CGTCAACAAGAATCGCTTGTTCTATTTGGATTTCCCCTTGAAACTCCTGGAGCGGGTAGCGACCGGGAGCCCAAAATTCATGACGCTTTAAGAACGCTGTATTGGGGGCCCGATTTGTGAGCACCAAAGTCGTTCCTTCCTTCACGGCACGAATCCCCGAAGGAAGCTTGACTTCTCGACCGGACGAAGACCGCCTCAGCAAACCTTCAAGCATTCTCAGATGCACAGCGAAGATGCCGAAAGAATAGCCCATCTTTTCCAGAGCTCTTTGAAACACTCTTATTGACAAAGCCTCGGGGAGTGCCCTCATTTTCAAAACGTCCAAGACCACAGTCTCGGTGTCTTGAACACACACCAGCTCCTTCCAGGCTTGGGTTACCTGATTTTCCCAGTAGGCTTCCTCTTGAGCGACCTGCTCGGCATGACGGCATAAAGTTTCACGAATCCTTGGGTGAAAGATCTCTTCCAAGAGTGGAATCACTTCCAGGCGGACACGATTCCTTTGGCAAAATCCTCTAAAATTTGTGGCATCCTGCCGAAAAGGGATGGCCTTTGCTTTCAGATAATCGAGAATTTCGCCTCGATGCGCCCACAACAGAGGACGCACGAGACCTTCCGATGTCTTGGGCCGCATGCCTTGCATGCCCGAAGGACCTGTCCCACGACACAAGCGCAAAAGGATTTCCTCGGCCTGATCGTCCGCCGTATGCCCTAGAGCGATCCGATGAACTTCACCCCGGCTTAAAAAGTCCAAAAAAAATTCTCGACGGCATTGCCGCGCCGCCATCTCTAATGAAACTCCCTGCCGGGTTTGAACCCGCCGTACATCCCCGAAGCCCACAAGAACTTTACAACCGAGATGTGATGCAAGATCGAGGACAAAAAGCCGGTCCTTGGCGGAATCTTCCCCGCGCAGTTCGTGATCGAAATGCAAGACCTTGAGGGTTCGGTAGGAAAGGACCTTCTTAAGCGATAAAAGGACGTGCAGCAGCGCCACGGAATCCGGACCTCCAGATACCGCAACACCGACGATCATTGAGGGATCCACCAAGTGATGGCGTTGAATGAACTGAAGTGTGCGACGTTCAAAAGGATGAAAACTTTGCGTCACGTGTTGCCATCGGGTACCGTTGCCTGAGGCAGAGCCTCCTGGGGCACTGATCTGGAAGAACTCTCTGGGGTCACGTCCAGGAGCGGCACCGCGTCCTTCCACTTCTTTCCTCGAACAAGAAGCTTCCCGTCCCGGTTGAGCACCGTGTTGTCCTCAAGAATGACCAATCCATACTTATCGGCCACTTGGGATTTGTAGTGGTATTCCATGGATCGTTTGCGCAGCTTGTAATTTAACACGAGGTACACCAAGGCAAAAAAACATGTTGCCGCCAATAGAGCTGCACCGACCATGAGGGCCACACGGACGGTGTGTTCCCCGATTTCGCCGATGACGCGAAGCACCACGTCCAGGTTGTAAACAACGCCGATGGCAGCCGCCAAAAGGACCAATAGGCCCAGGTAGGGAAGCTTCTGCATCCAGGCCACCAAAGCGGCCAGTTTGTAAACCTTGGCGTCCTGAACCGAGGCTTCCGGGGAATCTTTATCCACGTGGCTCGATTCATTGGCTCCACCATGCCCGACAAAGTAGCGGTTAAAACCCACCACTACAGTCCCCAAAAGAAAGCTCACAGCCACCGGGGCGAGAAAGGCCACGAGAAAGTAGACCTTCCAAGGAAAGTGTCGTTCCACGGGCCCGAAACGATCATAACCGTCCGTTCCCAGTTGGTAGAGCCAGCAGGCAACAAAAATGCCCACCTCCATCCAGGCAAGAAAAATGAGGTATTTACGAAAGAGCTCCTTACGCTCCGCATCGTCAAACAGGGCGGCGATGCCGCCGACGCTTTTCCTGACCTTCGGTTCAGTTCCATCCATGGTGTAAGCCCGCATTGATCCCTGTGCCACAAAGTCTATTCACCCGATTGATACACCTTACCAAAACCCTATCCACAGGGTCAACCGGGAAACCGCTCTTTGGGCGATATCGAAAGACGGCCTATGTAGGGGCATGCCGACTTGTGCACCCCTATCGTCATCCATCCCGGCGGTTCTGGGACGGAACATCGGTCCGCCCCTAAGATTCTTGCCTGTGCTGGTCAACACATGAGACAGACCATCCAAAAACTTCGGCATGCCGCAAGGACACATCGGTTCGACCCTACAGTTCCTAGAAGTGCTGGTGGAAACATGCGTCCGTCCCAACGAGGGGTTGTCCGAGGAAAGGTTATTTGCTCTTTGGCACGGCCCAACACCTGTGATAAGAAAACGACTTCCAAGCTTAAAAACCATCAAGCCAATGGGAAAGGACGAGGAGCACGTCATGCAGAGGGTGGCCTTGTTTGAAACGCATTTTCCATCTCTCAAACTCAAATCTCGAGGTAAAGTGCGCGACATCTACGACCTTGGAGATTCTCTGGTCATCGTCGCCACGGATCGTATTTCGGCCTTTGATGTAGTGATGCGCACAGCCGTTCCGGACAAGGGGAGGATCCTCACGGCGCTCTCTCTCTTTTGGTTCGATTTTTTAAAGGACACAGTCGACAATCACCTCTTGCACACAGATGTCCACGCTTTTCCCGAATCGTGCGCACCCTATGCCGATACCCTTCGGG
It encodes the following:
- the tilS gene encoding tRNA lysidine(34) synthetase TilS, whose product is MTQSFHPFERRTLQFIQRHHLVDPSMIVGVAVSGGPDSVALLHVLLSLKKVLSYRTLKVLHFDHELRGEDSAKDRLFVLDLASHLGCKVLVGFGDVRRVQTRQGVSLEMAARQCRREFFLDFLSRGEVHRIALGHTADDQAEEILLRLCRGTGPSGMQGMRPKTSEGLVRPLLWAHRGEILDYLKAKAIPFRQDATNFRGFCQRNRVRLEVIPLLEEIFHPRIRETLCRHAEQVAQEEAYWENQVTQAWKELVCVQDTETVVLDVLKMRALPEALSIRVFQRALEKMGYSFGIFAVHLRMLEGLLRRSSSGREVKLPSGIRAVKEGTTLVLTNRAPNTAFLKRHEFWAPGRYPLQEFQGEIQIEQAILVDDLVGTCPSFKGSMSGKGRADGGAWRDFEEGEKIEPTMHGHHNEKKGSGDVFFRIARFMDGRPGMEDAFTAVMDADTLRWPLVVRSFEPGDRFRPVGARGSKKLQDFFTDAKVPRSARRRVPLVCDQEKICWVVGHRLDDRVKVTERTQRILKIHWRPWD